A genomic segment from Glycine soja cultivar W05 chromosome 18, ASM419377v2, whole genome shotgun sequence encodes:
- the LOC114395003 gene encoding RNA polymerase II C-terminal domain phosphatase-like 2 isoform X2, with amino-acid sequence MSRLGFKHEVYDGDKHVGELDVIPLSSSSSTTTPFHNSFRFPNNEIRIHHFSAKSERCPPLSILQTVAAFNVRCKLDSSVATEQKELIAIHASCFYEMKTAVVVVNDEEIHLVSMPSKRKKFPCFWCFAVPLGLYDACLAMLNLRCLAIVFDLDETLIVANTMKSFEDRIEALRGWLLRETDPLRVQGMSSELKRYLEDRLLLKQYAESDTVVDNGKVYKVQMEEAPPLSGSHEKLVRPVVRLQERNIVLTRINPEIRDTSVLVRLRPAWEDLRSYLTAKGRKRFEVYVCTMAERDYALEIWRLLDPGAHLIGSKQVLNRVICVKSGSRKSLLNVFQDGVCHPKMAMVIDDRSKVWEDKDQPRVHVVPAFTPYYAPQAETANAVPVLCVARNVACNVRGCFFKEFDESLLQRIAEIFFEDDIGLLPHPPDVSNYLMSEDVPNGNANAPISEGINGAEVERRLSQPDDKFSVDLVTRPMTNSVEFRHETSQPTAGIISNVTGPASSRTLIPSQKPGLLGPPVKHDGNSVDRDYDMRKGLLGMRHGPDIRGQISAEPPLISRPPNQTSPSLIQPFGGGLVEDDIASRTQTNSWPSASFKESNVIKSDKHQAQQKPFSHSVIGSSPNVLPPQASQVKTEEATSVSDLQRHIAPSKSQLSSEDGISQNHATSNSKDFQNEAGKVNFLPSLSIQVLQEIGRRCNSKVEFKTILSTSKDLQFSVEVLFTGEKIGVGMARTRKDAQQQAAENALRSLAEKYVAHVEPQCRAVDKDFDKLSLGRDNGFLWDVVNLESSELQPEDGVPRENASEALDTETRSSTPNAINQQMDKRVSSPRSCQFQNAEFYSQ; translated from the exons ATGAGTCGTTTAGGGTTCAAGCACGAGGTTTACGACGGCGACAAGCACGTTGGCGAACTCGACGTGATTCCTCtgtcgtcgtcgtcgtcgacGACGACGCCGTTTCACAATAGCTTCCGCTTCCCGAACAACGAGATTCGCATCCACCACTTCAGCGCAAAGAGCGAGCGCTGCCCTCCGCTCTCGATCCTCCAAACCGTTGCCGCATTCAACGTCCGCTGCAAGCTCGATTCCTCAGTCGCCACCGAGCAAAAGGAACTAATCGCCATCCACGCCAGTTGCTTCTACGAAATGAAG ACGGCAGTGGTGGTGGTGAACGACGAGGAGATTCACCTCGTCTCGATGCCGAGCAAGAGGAAGAAGTTCCCGTGCTTCTGGTGCTTCGCGGTGCCGTTGGGGCTCTACGACGCGTGCTTGGCGATGCTGAACCTGAGGTGTCTCGCGATTGTGTTCGATTTGGACGAGACGCTCATCGTGGCGAACACGATGAAGTCGTTCGAGGATAGGATTGAGGCCCTGAGGGGGTGGCTTTTGCGCGAGACCGATCCGTTGCGGGTCCAGGGGATGTCCTCGGAGCTTAAGAGGTACCTCGAGGACCGGTTGTTGCTGAAGCAGTACGCGGAGAGTGACACTGTTGTTGATAATGGGAAGGTGTATAAGGTTCAGATGGAGGAGGCACCACCGCTGTCCGGTAGCCACGAGAAACTGGTTCGGCCAGTTGTCCGGTTGCAGGAGAGGAATATTGTCCTCACGAGGATTAATCCTGAG ATTCGTGATACTAGTGTATTAGTGAGATTACGACCTGCTTGGGAGGATTTAAGAAGCTATTTAACTGCTAAAGGACGCAAGAGGTTTGAAGTATATGTTTGTACTATGGCTGAAAGGGATTATGCTTTGGAAATATGGAGGCTTCTTGACCCCGGGGCACATCTTATAGGTTCAAAGCAAGTCCTTAATCGTGTGATTTGTGTCAAATCAG GCTCCCGAAAATCCTTActaaatgttttccaagatgGTGTGTGCCATCCCAAAATGGCAATGGTGATTGATGATCGGTCAAAGGTTTGGGAAGACAAGGACCAGCCTAGGGTTCATGTTGTGCCTGCCTTTACTCCTTATTATGCTCCTCAAGCAGAG ACGGCCAATGCTGTCCCAGTCCTATGTGTAGCAAGAAATGTTGCATGCAATGTCAGAGGTTGTTTTTTCAA AGAGTTTGATGAGAGTTTATTACAAAGAATTGCTGAAATCTTCTTTGAAGATGATATTGGACTTTTACCTCACCCTCCAGATGTCAGCAACTACTTGATGTCTGAG GATGTACCGAATGGTAATGCTAATGCCCCCATCAGTGAAGGAATCAATGGTGCAGAAGTGGAACGAAGGTTAAGCCAACCT GATGATAAATTTTCGGTTGATTTAGTCACCCGACCCATGACAAACAGTGTTGAATTCAGACATGAAACCTCTCAGCCAACTGCTGGTATTATTTCAAATGTCACTGGCCCTGCATCTTCAAGAACATTGATTCCTTCTCAGA AACCTGGTTTGCTTGGACCTCCTGTCAAGCATGACGGCAACTCTGTTGATCGTGATTAtgacatgagaaaaggactttTAGGCATGAGGCATGGTCCAGATATAAGAGGTCAAATTTCAGCTGAACCTCCTCTGATATCAAGGCCACCTAATCAAACATCACCATCTTTAATTCAGCCATTTGGAGGTGGGTTGGTAGAAGATGATATAGCCAGCAGAACTCAGACAAATAGTTGGCCTTCTGCATCTTTTAAAGAATCTAATGTAATAAAGTCTGATAAGCATCAGGCTCAACAGAAACCATTTTCTCATAGTGTCATAGGTTCATCTCCCAATGTTTTACCCCCACAAGCATCACAAGTAAAGACTGAAGAG GCAACTTCTGTTTCTGATTTGCAGAGGCATATTGCTCCATCTAAGTCTCAGCTATCATCgg AGGATGGGATATCTCAGAATCATGCCACTTCTAACagcaaagattttcaaaatgaagcTGGAAAAGTGAACTTCTTACCCTCTCTATCTATCCAAGTGCTGCAAGAAATTGGGAGGCGATGTAACTCTAAG GTTGAATTTAAGACTATTTTAAGCACCAGCAAAGACTTGCAGTTTTCAGTGGAG GTACTATTCACTGGCGAGAAAATAGGTGTTGGTATGGCTAGGACAAGGAAAGATGCTCAACAACAAGCTGCAGAGAATGCTCTTCGCAGCTTAGCAG AGAAGTATGTGGCACATGTGGAGCCACAATGTAGAGCTGTGGATAAAGATTTTGACAAGCTTTCTCTTGGACGTGACAATGGTTTCTTGTGGGATGTGGTCAATCTGGAATCCAGTGAACTGCAACCAgaagatggagtgcctagagaaAATGCTTCTGAG GCTTTGGATACTGAGACTAGGTCAAGTACCCCTAATGCCATTAATCAGCAAATGGACAAGCGTGTCAGCTCCCCGAGGAG TTGTCAATTTCAGAATGCCGAATTCTATTCCCAGTAA
- the LOC114395003 gene encoding RNA polymerase II C-terminal domain phosphatase-like 2 isoform X1 — protein MSRLGFKHEVYDGDKHVGELDVIPLSSSSSTTTPFHNSFRFPNNEIRIHHFSAKSERCPPLSILQTVAAFNVRCKLDSSVATEQKELIAIHASCFYEMKTAVVVVNDEEIHLVSMPSKRKKFPCFWCFAVPLGLYDACLAMLNLRCLAIVFDLDETLIVANTMKSFEDRIEALRGWLLRETDPLRVQGMSSELKRYLEDRLLLKQYAESDTVVDNGKVYKVQMEEAPPLSGSHEKLVRPVVRLQERNIVLTRINPEIRDTSVLVRLRPAWEDLRSYLTAKGRKRFEVYVCTMAERDYALEIWRLLDPGAHLIGSKQVLNRVICVKSGSRKSLLNVFQDGVCHPKMAMVIDDRSKVWEDKDQPRVHVVPAFTPYYAPQAETANAVPVLCVARNVACNVRGCFFKEFDESLLQRIAEIFFEDDIGLLPHPPDVSNYLMSEDVPNGNANAPISEGINGAEVERRLSQPDDKFSVDLVTRPMTNSVEFRHETSQPTAGIISNVTGPASSRTLIPSQKPGLLGPPVKHDGNSVDRDYDMRKGLLGMRHGPDIRGQISAEPPLISRPPNQTSPSLIQPFGGGLVEDDIASRTQTNSWPSASFKESNVIKSDKHQAQQKPFSHSVIGSSPNVLPPQASQVKTEEATSVSDLQRHIAPSKSQLSSEDGISQNHATSNSKDFQNEAGKVNFLPSLSIQVLQEIGRRCNSKVEFKTILSTSKDLQFSVEVLFTGEKIGVGMARTRKDAQQQAAENALRSLAEKYVAHVEPQCRAVDKDFDKLSLGRDNGFLWDVVNLESSELQPEDGVPRENASEALDTETRSSTPNAINQQMDKRVSSPRRMPNSIPSKRLKE, from the exons ATGAGTCGTTTAGGGTTCAAGCACGAGGTTTACGACGGCGACAAGCACGTTGGCGAACTCGACGTGATTCCTCtgtcgtcgtcgtcgtcgacGACGACGCCGTTTCACAATAGCTTCCGCTTCCCGAACAACGAGATTCGCATCCACCACTTCAGCGCAAAGAGCGAGCGCTGCCCTCCGCTCTCGATCCTCCAAACCGTTGCCGCATTCAACGTCCGCTGCAAGCTCGATTCCTCAGTCGCCACCGAGCAAAAGGAACTAATCGCCATCCACGCCAGTTGCTTCTACGAAATGAAG ACGGCAGTGGTGGTGGTGAACGACGAGGAGATTCACCTCGTCTCGATGCCGAGCAAGAGGAAGAAGTTCCCGTGCTTCTGGTGCTTCGCGGTGCCGTTGGGGCTCTACGACGCGTGCTTGGCGATGCTGAACCTGAGGTGTCTCGCGATTGTGTTCGATTTGGACGAGACGCTCATCGTGGCGAACACGATGAAGTCGTTCGAGGATAGGATTGAGGCCCTGAGGGGGTGGCTTTTGCGCGAGACCGATCCGTTGCGGGTCCAGGGGATGTCCTCGGAGCTTAAGAGGTACCTCGAGGACCGGTTGTTGCTGAAGCAGTACGCGGAGAGTGACACTGTTGTTGATAATGGGAAGGTGTATAAGGTTCAGATGGAGGAGGCACCACCGCTGTCCGGTAGCCACGAGAAACTGGTTCGGCCAGTTGTCCGGTTGCAGGAGAGGAATATTGTCCTCACGAGGATTAATCCTGAG ATTCGTGATACTAGTGTATTAGTGAGATTACGACCTGCTTGGGAGGATTTAAGAAGCTATTTAACTGCTAAAGGACGCAAGAGGTTTGAAGTATATGTTTGTACTATGGCTGAAAGGGATTATGCTTTGGAAATATGGAGGCTTCTTGACCCCGGGGCACATCTTATAGGTTCAAAGCAAGTCCTTAATCGTGTGATTTGTGTCAAATCAG GCTCCCGAAAATCCTTActaaatgttttccaagatgGTGTGTGCCATCCCAAAATGGCAATGGTGATTGATGATCGGTCAAAGGTTTGGGAAGACAAGGACCAGCCTAGGGTTCATGTTGTGCCTGCCTTTACTCCTTATTATGCTCCTCAAGCAGAG ACGGCCAATGCTGTCCCAGTCCTATGTGTAGCAAGAAATGTTGCATGCAATGTCAGAGGTTGTTTTTTCAA AGAGTTTGATGAGAGTTTATTACAAAGAATTGCTGAAATCTTCTTTGAAGATGATATTGGACTTTTACCTCACCCTCCAGATGTCAGCAACTACTTGATGTCTGAG GATGTACCGAATGGTAATGCTAATGCCCCCATCAGTGAAGGAATCAATGGTGCAGAAGTGGAACGAAGGTTAAGCCAACCT GATGATAAATTTTCGGTTGATTTAGTCACCCGACCCATGACAAACAGTGTTGAATTCAGACATGAAACCTCTCAGCCAACTGCTGGTATTATTTCAAATGTCACTGGCCCTGCATCTTCAAGAACATTGATTCCTTCTCAGA AACCTGGTTTGCTTGGACCTCCTGTCAAGCATGACGGCAACTCTGTTGATCGTGATTAtgacatgagaaaaggactttTAGGCATGAGGCATGGTCCAGATATAAGAGGTCAAATTTCAGCTGAACCTCCTCTGATATCAAGGCCACCTAATCAAACATCACCATCTTTAATTCAGCCATTTGGAGGTGGGTTGGTAGAAGATGATATAGCCAGCAGAACTCAGACAAATAGTTGGCCTTCTGCATCTTTTAAAGAATCTAATGTAATAAAGTCTGATAAGCATCAGGCTCAACAGAAACCATTTTCTCATAGTGTCATAGGTTCATCTCCCAATGTTTTACCCCCACAAGCATCACAAGTAAAGACTGAAGAG GCAACTTCTGTTTCTGATTTGCAGAGGCATATTGCTCCATCTAAGTCTCAGCTATCATCgg AGGATGGGATATCTCAGAATCATGCCACTTCTAACagcaaagattttcaaaatgaagcTGGAAAAGTGAACTTCTTACCCTCTCTATCTATCCAAGTGCTGCAAGAAATTGGGAGGCGATGTAACTCTAAG GTTGAATTTAAGACTATTTTAAGCACCAGCAAAGACTTGCAGTTTTCAGTGGAG GTACTATTCACTGGCGAGAAAATAGGTGTTGGTATGGCTAGGACAAGGAAAGATGCTCAACAACAAGCTGCAGAGAATGCTCTTCGCAGCTTAGCAG AGAAGTATGTGGCACATGTGGAGCCACAATGTAGAGCTGTGGATAAAGATTTTGACAAGCTTTCTCTTGGACGTGACAATGGTTTCTTGTGGGATGTGGTCAATCTGGAATCCAGTGAACTGCAACCAgaagatggagtgcctagagaaAATGCTTCTGAG GCTTTGGATACTGAGACTAGGTCAAGTACCCCTAATGCCATTAATCAGCAAATGGACAAGCGTGTCAGCTCCCCGAGGAG AATGCCGAATTCTATTCCCAGTAAACGattgaaggaataa
- the LOC114395002 gene encoding putative receptor-like protein kinase At3g47110, whose translation MASKSAFRRKMGSSYVFQFLCGILLLLCKSTCQDSATAASTLQGNETDLHTLLDFKSRIVHDPFHIMSLWNDSIHHCNWLGITCNNSNGRVMYLILSDMTLSGTLPPSIGNLTFLTRLNLRNSSFHGEFPHEVGLLQYLQHINISYNSFGGSIPSNLSHCTELSILSAGHNNYTGTIPAWIGNSSSLSLLNLAVNNLHGSIPNEIGQLSRLTLLALNGNYLSGTIPGTIFNISSLFFFTVSQNHLHGNIPADVGYTFPNLETFAGGVNSFTGTIPESLSNASRLEILDFAENGLTGTLPKNIGRLPLLKRLNFDDNRLGTGKAGDLNFLASLVNCTALKVLGLADNSFGGELPSTIANLSTQLTSLTLGGNGIHGSVPIGIRNLVNLTFLGLEENNLSGFVPHTIGMLRLLNGLDLNGNNFSGVIPSSIGNLTRLTRLQMEENNFEGSIPANLGKCQSLLMLNLSHNMLNGTIPRQVLTLSSLSIYLDLSHNALTGPVPAEVGKLVNLAQLDLSENKLSGMIPSSLGSCIGLEWIHLQGNFFEGNIPSTMRYLRGLQDIDLSCNNFSGKIPEFLGEFKVLEHLNLSYNDFSGKLPMNGIFKNATSYSVYGNSKLCGGAPELDLPACTIKKASSFRKFHDPKVVISVIVALVFVLLLFCFLAISMVKRARKKASRSTTTKDLDLQISYSEIAKCTGGFSPDNLVGSGSFGSVYKGTLSSDGSSVAVKVLNLEQRGASKSFIDECQVLRSIRHRNLLKIITAISSVDHQGNDFKALVFEFMPNGSLEDWLHPVDNQHKQTKTLSFIQRLNIAIDVACALEYLHHFCHTPIVHCDIKPSNVLLDNDMVAHVGDFGLATFLFEESSGSPQQSTMSGVLKGSIGYIPPEYGMGGHPSALGDIYSYGILLLEIFTGKRPTHEMFEGVSMGIHQLTALSLPNHAMEIIDPLLLPKREFDDRNEQVSTEEEAILRENEPEVIEGCLVSVLQIGVSCSVTSPRERVPMTEVVNKLHAIKSSYLILNQLK comes from the exons ATGGCATCAAAATCTGCATTTCGGAGAAAAATGGGCTCTTCTTATGTATTCCAATTTCTTTGTGGAATTCTTCTCTTATTATGCAAGAGCACATGTCAAGACTCAGCAACTGCAGCATCAACCCTTCAAGGAAACGAAACTGATCTACACACTTTACTTGACTTCAAGAGTAGGATAGTTCATGATCCATTCCACATCATGAGTTTGTGGAATGATTCAATCCATCACTGCAATTGGTTAGGAATTACCTGCAACAACTCCAATGGAAGGGTCATGTACTTGATCCTTTCAGACATGACATTATCTGGCACTCTTCCACCATCTATAGGAAATCTCACATTCCTCACCAGACTCAACCTCAGAAATAGTAGTTTCCATGGAGAGTTTCCTCATGAAGTTGGACTTCTACAATACTTGCAACATATAAACATTAGTTACAATTCTTTTGGTGGTAGTATTCCAAGTAATCTAAGTCATTGCACTGAACTAAGTATATTATCTGCTGGTCATAACAATTACACAGGAACAATTCCAGCATGGATTGGAAACTCTTCATCTTTATCTTTACTTAACCTTGCTGTGAACAACTTGCATGGAAGCATACCAAATGAGATAGGGCAATTATCAAGATTGACACTTCTTGCACTGAATGGAAATTACTTGTCTGGAACAATTCCTGgtactatttttaatatttcttccTTGTTCTTCTTCACTGTTTCTCAAAATCATCTGCATGGTAACATACCAGCTGATGTTGGTTACACTTTTCCAAATCTCGAAACATTTGCCGGTGGAGTCAACAGCTTCACTGGAACAATTCCAGAATCACTGTCAAATGCTTCAAGACTAGAAATTCTTGACTTTGCTGAAAATGGCCTAACTGGCACACTTCCTAAGAACATAGGAAGATTGCCCCTTTTAAAAAGACTCAATTTTGATGACAATAGACTTGGAACTGGGAAAGCTGGTGATCTGAATTTTCTTGCTTCCTTGGTTAATTGTACTGCTCTTAAAGTTTTAGGCCTTGCTGATAATAGTTTTGGAGGAGAACTGCCTAGCACAATTGCTAATCTTTCAACTCAATTAACTTCACTTACTTTAGGTGGCAATGGAATACATGGAAGTGTCCCAATTGGGATCAGAAACCTTGTTAACTTAACTTTTCTTGGATTAGAAGAGAACAACCTAAGTGGTTTTGTTCCTCATACAATAGGTATGCTTCGACTATTAAATGGTTTGGATTTGAATGGCAACAACTTTTCTGGGGTAATCCCTTCATCCATTGGAAACTTGACAAGGTTAACAAGGCTACAGATGGAGGAGAACAACTTTGAGGGAAGCATACCAGCCAATCTAGGAAAGTGCCAAAGCTTGTTGATGCTAAATTTAAGCCATAACATGCTCAATGGTACCATACCAAGACAAGTCCTTACCTTGTCTTCTCTTTCAATTTACTTGGACTTGTCTCATAATGCTTTGACAGGGCCTGTGCCTGCTGAAGTGGGCAAGTTGGTCAATCTTGCCCAGTTGGACCTCTCAGAGAACAAATTGTCTGGCATGATTCCATCTTCTCTTGGCAGCTGTATTGGTTTGGAATGGATACATTTGCAAGGTAACTTTTTTGAGGGAAACATTCCTTCAACTATGCGTTATTTGCGAGGCTTACAAGATATAGATCTGTCATGCAATAACTTCTCTGGGAAGATTCCTGAATTTCTTGGTGAGTTCAAAGTGCTAGAGCATCTCAATCTTTCTTACAATGATTTCAGTGGAAAATTACCAATGAATGGAATCTTCAAGAATGCAACTTCCTATTCAGTGTATGGAAACAGCAAGCTCTGTGGCGGTGCCCCAGAGTTAGATTTACCTGCATGCACCATCAAAAAAGCCTCTTCCTTCAGAAAATTTCATGACCCCAAGGTGGTTATCTCTGTAATAGTTGCACTTGTTTTTGTTCTCttactattttgttttctaGCAATCTCTATGGTAAAAAGAGCAAGAAAGAAAGCTTCTAGATCAACTACTACAAAGGATTTGGACTTGCAAATTTCATACTCAGAAATTGCAAAATGCACTGGTGGATTCTCCCCAGATAACCTTGTTGGCTCAGGAAGTTTTGGTTCTGTGTACAAAGGAACCCTTTCAAGTGATGGATCAAGTGTTGCAGTTAAAgtattgaatcttgaacaaAGAGGAGCTTCAAAGAGCTTCATTGACGAGTGCCAAGTCTTAAGAAGTATAAGGCACCGCAACCTTCTCAAGATCATAACAGCTATCTCAAGTGTTGATCATCAAGGTAATGACTTCAAAGCATTGGTGTTTGAGTTCATGCcaaatggaagtttggaagATTGGTTGCATCCTGTAGATAATCAGCATAAACAGACAAAGACTTTGTCATTTATCCAAAGACTGAACATAGCAATTGATGTTGCTTGTGCCCTGGAATATCTCCACCACTTTTGTCATACTCCAATTGTTCATTGTGATATAAAGCCAAGTAATGTGCTTCTTGACAATGATATGGTGGCACACGTTGGTGACTTTGGATTAGCTACATTTCTGTTTGAAGAATCAAGCGGTTCTCCCCAACAATCAACCATGTCAGGTGTGCTAAAGGGCTCTATTGGGTATATCCCTCCGG AATATGGAATGGGTGGCCACCCTTCAGCACTGGGAGATATTTACAGTTATGGGATACTATTACTTGAGATTTTCACAGGAAAAAGACCAACTCATGAGATGTTTGAAGGTGTCAGCATGGGAATTCACCAGCTTACAGCCTTGTCTTTACCAAACCATGCCATGGAAATAATTGACCCATTATTGCTCCCTAAGCGAGAATTTGATGATAGAAATGAACAAGTTTCCACAGAGGAGGAAGCAATATTGAGGGAGAATGAACCTGAAGTAATAGAGGGTTGCTTGGTTTCAGTGTTGCAAATAGGAGTGTCATGCTCTGTAACTTCACCACGTGAAAGGGTGCCTATGACTGAGGTCGTCAAcaaacttcatgcaattaaaagcTCCTATCTAATACTAAATCAGTTAAAATAG
- the LOC114395005 gene encoding uncharacterized protein LOC114395005, producing MALNTSCSKAIVDMLGTHVPKCAIDVSNTPRFSLPQNDKKGCNLGFPKLVQNKGLFPLHAVPSKTMVDLDNLVLQSQEKPKESKTINVKFQLQCNCNYGEQFLVVGNDPMFGSWNPEKAIPMTWSEGHVWTAEMGVPVGKYQFKIILKTAEGEIVWQPGPDRNLHTWEAMNRITVCEYWDNAEQQKVTEDDEVPNTMEEDQLARTNKELQMESEMPNFAENLGNPKEKLKSRLPKC from the exons ATGGCCCTCAACACCTCTTGCTCCAAGGCCATTGTTGACATGCTAGGAACTCATGTTCCTAAATGTGCTATTGATGTTTCCAACACACCCAGATTTTCCTTGCCCCAGAATGACAAAAAGGGCTGCAACTTGGGATTCCCCAAACTTGTTCAAAACAAGGGCCTTTTCCCACTTCATGCTGTGCCATCCAAAACAatg GTGGACTTGGACAATTTGGTGCTTCAATCTCAAGAAAAACCAA aggaATCAAAGACAATAAATGTCAAATTTCAGTTACAATGCAATTGTAATTATGGGGAACAATTTCTAGTAGTTGGTAATGATCCTATGTTTGGTTCATGGAACCCTGAAAAGGCCATACCAATGACATGGTCAGAAGGGCATGTGTGGACTGCAGAGATG GGTGTACCTGTTGGAAAATACCAATTCAAAATCATCCTGAAAACAGCAGAAGGTGAGATTGTTTGGCAGCCAGGGCCAGATAGAAATCTCCACACATGGGAAGCAATGAACAGAATCACTGTTTGTGAGTATTGGGACAATGCTGAGCAACAGAAAGTAACAGAAGATGATGAAGTTCCCAACACAATGGAGGAAGATCAACTTGCTCGCACAAACAAGGAATTACAGATGGAGTCAGAAATGCCAAATTTTGCTGAGAATTTGGGTAATCCTAAAGAGAAGCTGAAATCAAGGCTGCCAAAGTGCTAG